A genomic stretch from Helianthus annuus cultivar XRQ/B chromosome 1, HanXRQr2.0-SUNRISE, whole genome shotgun sequence includes:
- the LOC110928775 gene encoding ras-related protein RABA4d, which yields MSNYHGDFSQKIDYVFKIVLIRDSAVGKSQLLARFSRNEFSLDSKATIGVEFQTKMMVIDHKNVKAQIWDTAGQESSILLSPDQIVSRFFITLHGDSQQLAFESKFMRGGNGCISAFK from the exons ATGTCGAATTATCATGGGGATTTCAGTCAAAAGATCGATTACGTGTTCAAGATCGTACTAATTAGGGATTCTGCAGTTGGAAAATCTCAACTGTTGGCTAGATTTTCAAGAAATGAGTTCAGTTTGGATTCGAAAGCTACCATTGGTGTTGAGTTCCAAACGAAGATGATGGTGATCGATCATAAGAATGTTAAAGCTCAGATTTGGGATACTGCTGGTCAAGAAAG TAGCATACTCTTGAGCCCGGATCAAATAGTTAGCCGGTTTTTCATCACCCTTCATGGTGATTCGCAGCAGTTGGCTTTTGAGAGTAAATTCATGAGAGGAGGAAACGGGTGCATAAGCGCGTTCAAGTGA